One stretch of Balneola sp. MJW-20 DNA includes these proteins:
- a CDS encoding arsenate reductase family protein has protein sequence MLHLVGIKNCNKIRDTKAWLDEREIPYTFVDVKKDPLTKDELLELKAKVGLDTLINRRGMMWRKLKLADQDLSDEELLEKLREHQNMMKRPLLIAGDAVMVGYDEEAMQSFIDEYIG, from the coding sequence ATGTTACATCTGGTAGGAATTAAAAACTGCAATAAGATCCGGGATACTAAAGCATGGCTGGATGAAAGAGAAATTCCCTACACCTTTGTGGATGTCAAAAAAGATCCCTTAACCAAAGATGAACTCCTGGAACTCAAAGCCAAGGTAGGTCTCGATACCCTGATCAACCGGCGGGGTATGATGTGGAGAAAGCTAAAATTAGCAGACCAGGATCTTAGTGATGAAGAACTCCTGGAAAAACTCAGGGAGCATCAGAATATGATGAAACGACCTCTTTTAATAGCAGGAGATGCTGTTATGGTCGGTTATGATGAAGAAGCAATGCAATCTTTTATCGATGAGTATATAGGATGA
- the hslU gene encoding ATP-dependent protease ATPase subunit HslU, which produces MPLSEHNLTPQQIVAELDKYIIGQKEAKRSVAIALRNRWRRMNAEEDIRDEILPNNILLIGPTGVGKTEIARRLAKLAGAPFVKVEASKFTEVGYVGRDVESMIRDLTDYAVNMVKDEMQERVKEKAVHKVEERILDILIPPIQKGVGFNKPEDGFDPENASDSELNERTRDRFREKLRDGDLEDREIEIEVKNTKSSTMQVFGPGGMEEMGINLQDMLGNIGRSNKKTKRKVPISEARELLLEEEAEKLIDHELAVQEALERVQKQGIVFIDEIDKIAEPSTGAGKSGPDVSRQGVQRDLLPVVEGSTVNTKHGIVKTDHILFVGSGAFHVSKPSDMIPELQGRFPIRVELNSLTESDFVDILTIPKNALTKQYQAMLHAEGVSIEFTEDAIGEVARIAAQVNAQVENIGARRLHTIMSSLFDELLFAVPDDINSGEITIDKSYVDKQLQSLVKDKDLSHYIL; this is translated from the coding sequence ATGCCTTTAAGTGAACATAATCTTACTCCTCAGCAGATCGTAGCTGAGTTAGACAAATATATTATCGGCCAGAAAGAGGCCAAACGTTCGGTTGCCATCGCCCTTAGAAACCGGTGGAGAAGAATGAATGCAGAAGAGGATATCCGTGATGAGATCCTTCCTAATAACATCTTACTGATCGGTCCTACGGGAGTTGGTAAGACCGAGATCGCCCGACGACTGGCAAAACTGGCTGGTGCTCCTTTTGTGAAGGTGGAAGCTTCCAAGTTTACAGAAGTGGGCTATGTGGGCCGGGATGTTGAATCTATGATCCGTGATCTGACTGATTATGCTGTCAATATGGTAAAAGATGAGATGCAGGAACGGGTAAAAGAAAAAGCTGTTCATAAAGTTGAAGAACGTATTCTCGACATTCTCATCCCTCCCATCCAGAAAGGAGTTGGTTTTAATAAGCCGGAAGACGGCTTCGATCCGGAAAATGCTTCCGATTCCGAGTTGAATGAGCGAACCCGTGACAGGTTCAGAGAAAAATTACGCGACGGAGATCTGGAAGACCGCGAGATCGAGATCGAAGTGAAGAATACCAAGTCATCTACTATGCAGGTTTTCGGTCCGGGCGGAATGGAAGAAATGGGTATTAACCTGCAGGATATGCTGGGAAATATCGGACGTTCTAACAAAAAGACGAAACGAAAGGTACCCATAAGTGAAGCCCGGGAACTTTTACTTGAAGAAGAAGCCGAAAAGCTGATCGACCATGAACTGGCCGTACAGGAAGCACTGGAAAGAGTTCAGAAACAGGGAATTGTCTTTATTGACGAGATCGATAAGATCGCTGAGCCATCAACCGGCGCCGGGAAAAGTGGTCCGGACGTTAGCCGGCAGGGCGTTCAGCGCGACCTGCTTCCGGTAGTGGAAGGCTCCACAGTGAATACAAAACACGGCATTGTCAAAACCGATCACATTCTTTTTGTTGGGTCAGGTGCATTTCATGTATCCAAGCCATCCGACATGATCCCGGAACTACAGGGACGTTTTCCGATCAGAGTAGAACTTAATTCACTCACCGAAAGTGATTTTGTGGATATTTTGACGATCCCGAAAAATGCACTGACCAAACAATACCAGGCAATGCTGCATGCCGAAGGAGTTAGCATTGAATTTACAGAAGATGCCATTGGTGAAGTAGCAAGAATTGCAGCACAGGTCAATGCTCAGGTAGAAAATATCGGAGCCCGCAGACTACACACCATTATGTCTTCGTTGTTTGATGAATTGTTATTTGCCGTACCGGATGATATCAATTCGGGAGAGATCACAATTGACAAGTCGTATGTAGATAAACAGCTGCAAAGTCTGGTCAAAGACAAAGACCTCAGCCATTATATCCTTTAA
- a CDS encoding acetyl-CoA carboxylase biotin carboxyl carrier protein subunit, whose protein sequence is MKFEATLGDEANSIELDPKNNSFKTDKMEGSYEFSFNNGRYLLRMGTKLYQIDNVSYEGSVIEFSLNGDWHQVQIRDEQELLLDKLGFKTGAAAAEGLLKAPMPGKILDIMVHEGDEVKKDQPLVILEAMKMENELKAPVDGVIESISAEVGQSLEKNSPILEINTVG, encoded by the coding sequence ATGAAATTTGAAGCCACCTTAGGGGATGAAGCCAACAGCATCGAGCTGGATCCAAAGAACAACTCCTTCAAGACAGACAAAATGGAAGGTTCGTATGAATTCAGTTTCAATAATGGCCGATATTTACTTCGAATGGGAACAAAACTTTACCAGATCGATAATGTAAGTTATGAGGGTTCGGTTATCGAATTCTCTCTGAACGGCGACTGGCACCAGGTACAGATACGCGATGAACAAGAGTTACTGCTTGATAAATTAGGTTTCAAGACCGGAGCTGCTGCAGCCGAAGGGTTGCTGAAGGCACCAATGCCCGGCAAGATCCTCGATATCATGGTACATGAAGGCGATGAAGTTAAGAAGGATCAGCCCCTCGTTATTCTGGAAGCAATGAAGATGGAGAATGAACTTAAAGCACCAGTAGATGGTGTAATTGAAAGTATCTCTGCAGAAGTCGGACAGTCCTTAGAAAAGAATTCACCTATACTGGAGATCAACACCGTTGGATAA
- the pheA gene encoding prephenate dehydratase → MKDDLKEFRERLDHTDRAIIKALADRQQIVKQISELKRDHSGRIRDLQREESVLNKIRNIAKELNLDPSYAEDLYREIITNSVRYQALSLIDQDNERAGSEKVRVSFQGGEGAFSHAAALRHFGDRFDQVEPIGFNTFQQAADALITKKVDYAILPIENTTAGSINDTYDILGSDEVHIVGEEILRIVHCLMALEEIPLKNVRRVLSHPQALAQCTHFLSTMPDCEVVSYLDTALSAKKVAEDGDLSKASIAGAQAADIYGLKVIASDIANQKGNYTRFVVASRKPVKVDSQVPAKTSLLMVTSHEEGALLKCLNILHTHKVNLAKLESRPRLNEPWHYSFYVDLEGNVEDPEISSALDELNKECHELKVLGCYPKQ, encoded by the coding sequence ATGAAAGATGATTTGAAAGAATTCAGGGAAAGACTGGATCACACAGACCGGGCTATCATAAAAGCATTGGCAGATCGACAGCAGATCGTTAAGCAGATATCAGAGCTCAAACGTGACCACTCGGGTCGCATAAGAGATCTGCAGCGTGAAGAATCTGTTCTGAATAAGATCCGCAACATAGCAAAAGAGCTGAACCTGGACCCCAGCTATGCAGAGGACCTATACCGGGAGATCATAACGAACTCGGTAAGATATCAGGCACTGTCGCTGATCGATCAGGACAATGAGCGTGCGGGAAGTGAAAAAGTAAGAGTGAGCTTTCAGGGTGGTGAAGGTGCCTTTAGTCACGCTGCTGCTCTCCGGCATTTCGGAGATCGCTTTGATCAGGTGGAACCTATTGGATTCAATACTTTTCAGCAGGCAGCGGATGCTCTGATCACCAAAAAAGTTGATTACGCTATACTACCGATAGAAAATACGACTGCAGGATCCATCAATGACACCTATGATATTCTGGGCTCAGACGAAGTACACATTGTAGGAGAGGAGATCCTTCGGATCGTCCATTGCCTAATGGCCTTGGAAGAGATTCCGCTGAAAAACGTCCGAAGAGTGCTCTCTCATCCTCAGGCTCTGGCACAATGCACTCATTTTCTGTCAACGATGCCTGATTGTGAGGTCGTTTCCTATCTGGACACAGCTCTCTCAGCTAAGAAAGTGGCTGAAGACGGTGATCTATCCAAAGCTTCAATAGCCGGAGCTCAGGCTGCAGATATTTACGGACTTAAAGTCATAGCCAGTGATATTGCAAATCAAAAAGGGAATTATACCCGTTTTGTGGTGGCGTCCAGGAAACCTGTTAAAGTGGATTCTCAGGTTCCGGCTAAGACTTCTCTGCTGATGGTCACCTCCCACGAGGAGGGAGCACTGCTGAAATGTTTGAATATTTTGCATACCCACAAAGTCAATCTGGCGAAGCTGGAATCCCGGCCTCGTCTCAATGAACCCTGGCACTATTCCTTCTATGTGGACCTCGAAGGAAATGTGGAAGATCCGGAAATCTCATCGGCACTGGATGAACTCAACAAGGAGTGCCATGAGCTAAAGGTGCTTGGCTGCTATCCAAAGCAGTAA
- a CDS encoding Rne/Rng family ribonuclease — translation MKNQIIIHSSGNQTRIALMEDNELAQLFIETEENQRTVGNIYVARVHKVMSGIRAAFIDMGTPKDAFLHFSDAGDHLDEYITKLNGKDAIPNNVRGQLKNKENMSNVEKQIMAGKVLRRGQKLLVQIVKEPIGSKGPRVSTDITIAGRFLVLIPMGDYIAVSKKISNYKERRRLKGILHDMVPEGFGVIVRTVAQKKDKEALEEDLRNVLLKWEKIVDKLETAKPPSVLYQDLNMTESLIRDLFAKNYDRVLIDEPEMYREIKNYVGQIAPKMAPNVELYKGKSHIFDHMKISEDVNSIFSPRVRMKSGGYLIFEQTEAMYVVDVNSGPYAAKKRQEDNSLKTNLEAAREVAKQLRLRDIGGIIVVDFIDLRDDKNRKKIYDELKKEFKKDPAKTNVIGMSDFGLVQITRQRIRPSVVNSVSKVCPMCGGSGDVVTQDTILTDIESWLSKFKHSTNYRAVDLYVNPYLKSLITKGIFSTRWKWVTKYHLKISLIGDDSISLNEFKATLVGSDIDITDIVMRGESIEEVLEREGELEELDSDKPKRDNLDISKRERDSGRSNNNGRSRSSDRSDNSRGRGQSKYYKSAD, via the coding sequence ATGAAGAACCAAATTATTATCCATTCTTCCGGGAATCAGACCCGGATTGCGCTGATGGAAGACAACGAATTAGCGCAACTATTCATCGAAACAGAAGAAAACCAGCGTACTGTTGGTAATATTTATGTAGCCCGAGTACACAAAGTGATGAGTGGCATCAGAGCCGCATTCATCGATATGGGCACTCCTAAAGATGCTTTTTTACACTTTTCTGATGCAGGTGATCACCTGGATGAATATATCACCAAACTGAATGGCAAAGACGCCATTCCCAACAATGTCCGCGGACAGCTCAAGAACAAAGAAAATATGAGCAACGTGGAGAAGCAGATCATGGCAGGCAAAGTACTCCGCCGGGGACAAAAACTGCTGGTGCAGATCGTTAAAGAACCCATAGGTTCAAAAGGCCCAAGAGTTTCTACTGATATCACTATTGCCGGTCGTTTCCTGGTTCTGATCCCAATGGGCGACTATATTGCAGTGTCTAAAAAGATCAGCAATTACAAAGAACGCCGCCGTCTGAAAGGGATCCTTCATGATATGGTACCCGAAGGATTCGGAGTGATCGTTCGCACCGTTGCCCAGAAGAAAGACAAAGAAGCGCTCGAAGAAGATCTGAGAAATGTATTGCTGAAGTGGGAAAAGATCGTTGACAAACTGGAAACAGCCAAACCACCTTCCGTACTGTACCAGGATCTTAATATGACCGAGAGCCTGATCCGTGATCTCTTTGCAAAGAATTATGACCGCGTCCTTATTGACGAACCGGAAATGTATCGTGAGATCAAAAATTATGTTGGCCAGATCGCTCCAAAAATGGCTCCGAATGTAGAGCTGTATAAGGGCAAATCTCACATCTTCGATCATATGAAGATATCGGAGGATGTGAATTCTATCTTCTCCCCTCGTGTACGCATGAAATCCGGTGGTTACCTGATATTTGAGCAGACCGAAGCCATGTACGTGGTTGACGTAAACTCCGGTCCTTATGCGGCCAAGAAACGTCAGGAAGACAATTCACTTAAGACCAACCTGGAAGCAGCCCGCGAAGTGGCAAAGCAGCTCAGACTCAGAGATATTGGTGGTATTATCGTCGTCGATTTTATTGACTTGAGAGATGATAAGAACCGAAAGAAGATCTACGATGAGCTCAAGAAAGAATTCAAGAAAGATCCTGCCAAGACCAATGTGATCGGAATGAGTGACTTCGGTCTGGTTCAGATCACCCGTCAGAGGATCCGTCCAAGTGTTGTTAACTCAGTGTCCAAAGTCTGCCCGATGTGTGGCGGTTCCGGAGATGTAGTTACCCAAGACACTATTCTTACCGATATTGAAAGCTGGCTGAGCAAGTTCAAGCACAGCACGAACTACCGCGCAGTGGATCTCTACGTGAATCCATACCTCAAATCACTGATCACCAAAGGAATTTTCAGTACACGCTGGAAGTGGGTCACTAAGTATCACCTTAAGATTTCCCTGATCGGAGACGACAGCATATCTTTGAATGAATTCAAAGCTACTCTCGTTGGTTCTGACATCGACATTACAGATATCGTCATGAGAGGCGAATCCATTGAAGAAGTACTGGAACGTGAGGGTGAGCTGGAAGAACTGGACAGTGATAAGCCTAAACGCGATAATCTGGATATTTCTAAGAGAGAAAGGGATTCAGGCCGAAGTAATAATAACGGACGGAGCAGATCGTCAGATCGTTCTGACAATTCGCGGGGCCGCGGGCAGTCTAAGTACTATAAGTCTGCTGACTGA
- the murA gene encoding UDP-N-acetylglucosamine 1-carboxyvinyltransferase: MDKFIIKGPTPLKGTIPISGSKNAALPIMAAALLADDVVTITNIPRLKDIYTFNNVIRVLGAKVDFDEDQNKITIDPTTVGHLEAPYDLVRKMRASFYMLGALVGKHGSAKVSLPGGCAWGPRPVDLHLKGMEAMGIDISLEKGYVIAKADETLKGGKFRLEPSSVGATVNLLLASVLKAEEFVIENAAREPDVVQLCRVLTQMGADIEGIGTDTLRIRKVDSLSGAEISNDPDRIELGTFMIAGAMIPGSDLTLTGGNPEHLGEFTNKLRKTGARIEVEEDTIRVKAPDQLKPVSIKAEIYPGFPTDLQAQWATMLTQAEGDSKVTDNVYFDRFSYVPELVRLGGELDVEKNTVHISGKTPLTGASVMSTDLRASVSLVLAAMAAENTTEVLRIYHLDRGYESLEKKLNAVGAHLKRVDD; the protein is encoded by the coding sequence TTGGATAAATTTATTATTAAAGGCCCTACCCCCTTAAAAGGTACCATCCCTATCAGTGGTTCAAAAAATGCAGCATTGCCGATCATGGCAGCCGCTCTTCTTGCTGACGATGTTGTCACCATTACCAACATACCCCGGCTTAAAGATATTTATACCTTCAACAATGTGATCCGAGTACTGGGTGCCAAGGTTGATTTTGATGAAGATCAAAATAAAATCACGATCGACCCGACCACCGTGGGCCATCTCGAAGCACCCTACGATCTGGTTCGAAAGATGAGAGCATCCTTTTATATGCTGGGCGCTTTAGTTGGTAAGCATGGTTCAGCTAAAGTATCTCTTCCCGGTGGATGCGCATGGGGTCCCCGGCCGGTAGACCTTCATTTAAAGGGTATGGAAGCCATGGGCATAGATATCTCTCTGGAAAAAGGATATGTGATAGCGAAAGCAGATGAAACCCTGAAAGGCGGAAAATTCAGACTGGAACCCAGCAGTGTTGGTGCAACAGTGAACCTCCTGCTCGCCTCCGTTCTGAAGGCTGAAGAGTTCGTGATCGAAAATGCAGCCAGGGAACCTGATGTGGTTCAACTATGCCGCGTACTTACTCAAATGGGTGCAGATATTGAGGGAATCGGAACCGACACCCTCCGCATCCGTAAAGTCGACTCTTTAAGCGGAGCTGAGATCAGTAATGATCCGGACCGGATTGAACTCGGTACTTTTATGATTGCCGGTGCTATGATCCCGGGATCCGATCTTACACTTACCGGAGGAAATCCGGAACACCTCGGAGAATTCACTAACAAGCTCAGAAAAACCGGTGCCAGGATTGAGGTAGAGGAAGATACAATTCGCGTTAAGGCTCCGGACCAGTTAAAACCGGTTTCCATCAAAGCAGAGATCTATCCCGGATTTCCAACAGATCTGCAGGCTCAGTGGGCAACCATGCTCACTCAGGCCGAAGGTGACTCTAAAGTAACGGATAACGTCTATTTCGACCGCTTCAGCTACGTGCCGGAACTGGTACGTCTTGGCGGTGAACTGGATGTTGAAAAGAACACCGTTCATATCTCAGGAAAAACTCCGCTTACCGGAGCTTCTGTGATGAGTACAGATCTGAGAGCCAGCGTAAGTCTGGTTCTGGCCGCTATGGCAGCAGAAAATACGACCGAAGTGCTTAGGATTTACCACCTTGACCGGGGTTATGAGTCGCTTGAGAAAAAATTAAATGCCGTTGGTGCACACCTGAAGCGGGTTGACGACTAA
- a CDS encoding MFS transporter, producing MDNLRPYLELIKENRNFRNLWLAQSVSNFGDWFGLLALYALIAKYSGSEFLLGLVIIVKMLSLAAFSPFAGYLTDRFNRRRLMIFCDLARMVAILGILFVQSEDLLWLAFVLTAFQMMLSAVFEPAKTSSIPNVTSEGQLINANVVSTATWSIIFTTGMAIGGFATEWLGTNMVFILDGFTYLLSAWFIYRTVIPQERLSEEEMERTKNPFTGIKEGLGYLFKNEQILRPSIAKGTSTMFLGGLVYLLVIISEEILMMGSIGLGLLYAARGIGTGIGPIVGRRLFRDEKDWVMVMGFAIFMSGAMYMMVGFIEAIWGMVFFVLLAHGASGANWVMSTVLLQKRTKDTFRGRIFSTEWLLFTVSNSISVLIASLVLEFDLLGVKELIMAYGLGMILAGITWTITVTVREKSYQQELAGES from the coding sequence TTGGATAACCTCAGACCCTATCTGGAACTTATAAAGGAGAACCGGAACTTCCGGAATCTCTGGCTTGCGCAATCCGTCTCAAATTTTGGGGACTGGTTCGGACTGCTTGCTCTGTATGCGCTGATCGCAAAATATTCAGGCTCTGAATTCCTGTTGGGCCTGGTGATCATTGTGAAAATGCTGAGTCTGGCCGCTTTTTCGCCTTTTGCAGGTTACCTGACCGATCGCTTCAATCGCCGCCGCCTTATGATATTCTGCGACCTTGCCCGTATGGTGGCAATTCTGGGTATACTTTTTGTTCAATCGGAAGACCTGCTATGGCTGGCATTTGTGCTTACCGCATTCCAGATGATGTTATCGGCAGTCTTTGAACCCGCTAAGACTTCGTCCATTCCTAATGTAACCTCAGAAGGTCAGCTGATAAATGCTAATGTGGTATCCACTGCTACCTGGAGCATTATTTTTACAACCGGTATGGCCATTGGTGGATTTGCCACTGAGTGGCTTGGGACCAATATGGTCTTTATTCTGGATGGCTTTACCTATCTATTATCCGCATGGTTCATATATCGAACCGTGATACCACAGGAAAGACTTTCTGAAGAAGAGATGGAGCGCACAAAAAATCCATTTACCGGTATAAAAGAGGGACTCGGTTATTTATTTAAAAATGAACAGATCTTAAGACCCAGCATAGCGAAGGGGACTTCCACCATGTTTCTGGGTGGACTGGTTTACCTTTTGGTCATTATCAGCGAAGAAATTTTGATGATGGGTTCTATCGGACTTGGATTGCTCTATGCAGCCCGGGGGATCGGAACCGGGATCGGCCCGATCGTGGGCCGCAGGTTATTCCGTGATGAGAAAGACTGGGTGATGGTAATGGGCTTCGCTATTTTTATGTCCGGTGCCATGTATATGATGGTAGGTTTTATAGAGGCGATCTGGGGAATGGTGTTCTTTGTGCTGCTTGCTCACGGAGCCTCCGGCGCTAACTGGGTGATGAGTACCGTACTACTTCAGAAGAGGACCAAAGACACTTTTCGGGGGCGTATCTTCAGTACAGAGTGGTTATTGTTTACAGTCTCAAATTCGATCTCCGTACTGATCGCTTCGCTGGTACTTGAATTCGATCTGCTCGGTGTAAAGGAACTGATCATGGCGTACGGACTGGGCATGATCCTGGCCGGGATCACCTGGACCATCACTGTTACGGTGCGGGAAAAAAGCTATCAGCAGGAGCTGGCCGGTGAAAGCTGA
- the dut gene encoding dUTP diphosphatase: MSKVIFQKLDHAKDLPLPSYESASAAGMDIRAALTERLVIRPGERVLVPTGLKMALPHGYEAQIRPRSGLAIRNGITMLNTPGTIDADYRGEVKVIAINHGEKEFAVEHGDRIAQMVIAPVVQFEVQEAEDLEDTERGSGGFGSTGVK, from the coding sequence ATGAGTAAAGTGATCTTTCAGAAACTGGATCATGCTAAAGACCTGCCGTTGCCATCCTATGAGTCTGCTTCGGCTGCAGGTATGGATATCCGGGCGGCATTGACTGAAAGGTTAGTGATCAGACCGGGGGAAAGGGTGCTGGTCCCGACGGGACTTAAAATGGCGCTGCCGCATGGATATGAGGCACAGATACGACCCCGCAGCGGACTGGCAATCCGGAACGGTATCACGATGCTGAATACTCCGGGTACCATAGATGCTGATTACCGGGGTGAAGTGAAAGTGATCGCCATTAATCATGGGGAGAAGGAATTCGCTGTTGAACACGGAGACCGTATTGCTCAGATGGTGATTGCACCGGTTGTGCAATTTGAGGTTCAGGAAGCCGAAGATCTTGAAGATACGGAACGCGGAAGCGGCGGATTTGGTAGTACAGGCGTAAAGTAA
- a CDS encoding DUF3108 domain-containing protein — MIRISLIIMLLLSSVATAQNTRTPIENGPPGMDDLFSIKETFRFEVKYGLFKLGWVDVELESDSMFKGKSHHHLVTTITSNSKIPFVGKEKDVYHSLFYVNEEGLPVSTRFWKDNLDEDEFDEIVYEFDRDDGLVYYKEEDDSRDTLKLEEPATAGHIIFYFSRLFAGSEDPFTLPVYVTKKKGYILASNSLEKEKRNYKPFDGSVQTYMLSGSTDNITGPFGFSGDFRAWFLDDEYRVPLEARVKVLWGNVIVRLIEYNRESI, encoded by the coding sequence ATGATCCGGATAAGCCTGATCATAATGCTGCTGCTGAGCTCCGTTGCAACAGCTCAGAACACCCGTACACCGATCGAAAATGGGCCGCCCGGGATGGATGATCTGTTTTCTATCAAAGAGACCTTTCGGTTTGAGGTTAAATATGGACTCTTTAAACTCGGATGGGTGGATGTTGAGCTAGAGAGCGATAGTATGTTCAAAGGGAAATCGCATCATCACCTGGTTACCACCATTACTTCTAATTCCAAGATCCCCTTTGTCGGAAAGGAAAAGGATGTCTATCACTCCCTGTTTTACGTGAACGAGGAAGGTCTGCCGGTATCCACCCGTTTCTGGAAGGATAACCTCGATGAAGATGAGTTCGATGAGATCGTCTACGAATTCGACCGCGACGACGGGCTTGTTTACTACAAAGAAGAAGATGACAGTCGCGATACACTTAAACTGGAAGAACCAGCTACTGCCGGACATATCATCTTTTATTTTTCCCGCTTATTTGCGGGATCAGAAGATCCTTTCACACTTCCGGTTTATGTGACCAAGAAAAAGGGCTATATACTGGCCAGCAACTCTCTTGAGAAAGAAAAAAGAAATTATAAACCGTTTGATGGCTCAGTACAGACCTATATGCTGAGCGGAAGCACGGATAATATTACCGGCCCTTTTGGTTTTTCCGGAGATTTCAGGGCCTGGTTCCTTGATGATGAGTACCGGGTACCTCTGGAAGCCAGAGTTAAAGTACTTTGGGGAAATGTGATCGTCCGACTAATAGAATACAACAGAGAATCGATATGA
- the hslV gene encoding ATP-dependent protease subunit HslV produces MSEFKLHATTVVGVIHNGKAALGCDGQATLDKTVMKSTVKKVRKLYEGKILAGFAGSTADAFTLFERYEKKLNEYNGNMQRAAVELAKDWRKDKFLQKLEALLIVMDNENALILSGQGDVIEPDDNIATIGSGGSYALSAARAMVKHAPDLSAADIVEDALHTAADIDIYTNHNLTILEIED; encoded by the coding sequence ATGAGTGAATTTAAATTGCACGCTACTACCGTTGTGGGTGTGATACACAATGGTAAAGCGGCTTTAGGTTGCGACGGTCAGGCTACTTTGGATAAGACCGTTATGAAGAGCACCGTTAAAAAGGTTCGAAAACTCTACGAAGGTAAGATACTGGCTGGTTTTGCCGGTTCCACCGCAGATGCTTTTACCCTCTTTGAACGGTATGAGAAGAAACTGAATGAATACAATGGCAATATGCAGCGTGCTGCTGTTGAGCTCGCTAAAGACTGGCGAAAGGATAAATTCCTTCAGAAACTTGAAGCATTACTGATAGTCATGGATAACGAGAACGCTCTGATCTTATCCGGTCAGGGAGATGTGATCGAGCCTGATGACAACATAGCTACTATAGGAAGCGGAGGGTCTTATGCCCTTTCAGCAGCCCGGGCCATGGTCAAGCATGCTCCGGATCTGTCGGCAGCGGATATCGTCGAAGACGCCCTGCACACTGCAGCCGATATCGATATCTATACCAATCATAATCTGACTATTCTTGAGATCGAGGACTAA